A segment of the Lycium ferocissimum isolate CSIRO_LF1 chromosome 10, AGI_CSIRO_Lferr_CH_V1, whole genome shotgun sequence genome:
TGTAATGACATTGGACTACGtttgtataattttatactcAATAAAACCTAAATAAATGATGTTTTAGGTTTTTCGTTTTGTTTGAAATAAGTAGTCTTTAAGTTTCgaagaaattgatcttattcttccaaaaattacCCTTATTTACATAGTCAATAATCATTAAGTAGCTTTTTTAGGAAAGATGTGATTTAGAAAGAGATAAATttaaggcttaatgcatatgagaccccctaaacttatcccttttttccattttggcacctcaactaagtaaGTGTTATTCCCCCGAACTCGTCTTCAAGCTGTGGGTTTATACAAATTCactaaatctgatttttattagaaacGAATTAAATTGGGGGGAATGAAggtggagtaatattttagGCATGTGGTAAAAAATTAATGCGGCGTGATGTGTCGCTTTCTCCTGGTTTTGCTCTTCCACTGCCAGCTTAATTAAGCActactctctttttttctcttaattgttgttaatcttagctaaaagatggcataattaaattagaatatatattagcatgttgctacattgaagatGAAATACTATGTAAGTTGGATTGTGTTTATGTAAACAAGCAAGGATGACGAGTTCGGGAGTTGAATAAACAACACTTAGTGAGtaccaaaatggaaaaaaagataaatttagGGGGCCGCATATACATTAAGCCTaaatttaattaggggtaagttagtaaaaacactcttaattttttgaaagtgaGCAATTTCTTACGGGGGCATAAGCTAAAAtcaccacttattatgaaacagAGGAAGCATAGAAATGCATTTGTGGATACAGCATAATGaatcaagtttttttttgtgtttagaATCAGGTAAGGATTATATTGGGAAATGTCgattttttcttgtttatttCAAACTGTTGGAGTTTCATATTGGCGGAAATCCACGACtccccttaaaaaaaattcgggacaaatcgattttctttttgaagttaaaattattttattatgtatatatagtagatgttgaacccccgaCTGTTGGATTCCTTTTAAACCCCTGATTCGGCAGCACTTGCGATTGGTATTTATCAGttgttggaatttggaaatgCCAAAGTGTACATATACTCTGATGGACCACATGATGGGGTGATTTGGGCCACATTTTTTCAAGTTGGTTCCTCGAGAAAGCGAAACTACAGTTTGCCAACCTTGGCTGTATGTTCAAAGAagtaaaaatgaggaaaatggaAATGATTTTAGATACTAAACCGAAATCTTAAAGGAGTTAAGTTAACCTTAGATTATCCAATGTTAAAAGAAACATCATCATGCTGGCATGAATACCTTGATTAGTCTTGAAGTGCTTAACTGATCGGACAAACAATACTAAAAcacaaaatgaacaaaataagcTTTTAAAAGAGTGTAACGCCGTTGCCGGGGATCGAACCCGGGTCACCCGCGTGACAGGCGGGAATACTTACCACTATACTACAACGACCTTGTTGCCAATAAGCTCCTTCAGGACATCTTTCTATTGATTGTCCTGCAAAATGTTTCTTTAAACAAATGAATGAATGCATTTGCTATATTGACAAACTATATTCCGTCCGATTAGATTATGCTTTTGCTACAATTGCACGTAGAACTCCATATAACATTATAACTAATACAGTACCATATTTAATTCGGTATTAATTATACCTCTATTGAACTGCAGTAACATTATCAGTTCTGATTAAATACTACAACCAATTTTTATTTGTGTGTATCTTATCTAAAGACCAAATGACAATGGATAAGAAAAGACTTTTCCCATCCAATGGAGATATCCTTTTGCCCCGGACTCCCGGAGTATCATTTATCCTTGCAAGTGGCGGCTATAGTGAAGTACAGAAATGCAAACTAATGAAATATACCGGCTTCTAATTTTGGATAATTGAATGCTATATCATCTTCAGGTGTTTAAACTTTGCCTGTGTAAACACGTACTACTTAGTACTTACCTTGAATTTtccattcaatttcttttttaaataaacaTAGTGTGGGGCTGCAACACTTTAATTCCATCGTGAATAATGCTTACCTCCCACTAAAGAGATGTACTAGGTATCTATGTCCAGTTGTCCACCAAGGTACCTTACAATTTTCATTCGTATACTTATTAATTTTGTGGTGTATACAAATTGTAACAggagttttcattttttaaaaccaaaacagaagaaaaaaaaatggtgggAAAATGGTAGTAATACgtttggagttttttttttcaattagaaAAACTTAAGGCCACAAGAATAAAGCAAAGGAAAGATTGCCCACTTCCCATAAATATCAACTGCTTGTCTGAAAACGATTAATTCATCGAAATGACAGAGAACGTAAACAAGGCCACTGGAAATAAGTATCTTTGTCCTGTTCATTGCCCTGGCAACCTCCAATGAAGGATAGATGTTTATACACAACTGACGTTTAGTTTCAAAAGAGAGCGTTCGAGGAAATTAGTTCAGCACTGAACAGAGGTATCTGTAAAATGCAAAGCTTCAAAATATTGCTTTCACAGAGAATTTGAGTTGCTAGTGCAAAATACTGTGGTGAATGTTGTTGGCTGGCTAAGAAATAGTGAGACAAAGCCTTCCCAGCAGATGGTTCAAGTCATTAACAATCacattgaattgaatatgatatATAAACTTTGTCGTAAGGCCCCCTGAACAGAAATAGGAAAAAGGAAAGTCAGAAAGACGCATAATACATTAATCAATCAACCAATCAACAAAATAGTATATTACATAATTGAGAACAATTCTGCAGAAATAATCAACGGATCAAGCAAGTTGCAAAGATTGATAACGCAAAGTCATACATGTTCCATTTCATGCACATAATGGCCAAATCCCAAGATATAATAGCAGTGAAGGTTCTAGCATGCTCTCCCAACTTAAGGCCAACGCTCAAAACTTTGATTGACACACTACCAACCAAAATGTATGCCTTGCTCAATAATGAGATACGCAGAAACTATGACAATTTCAGCCCAAATGGGTGTGAATTACTTGCACAAGATTGGGTTACAATCTTCTGAGGTCCAAAGATGCAATTTGAGTTTAAAGCACAACTAATCtgaacaacttttttttttttttgttgaagacTAATCTGAACAACTTAGAAAGAGAGAAGATACACATATCCTCTACACTTGATCCACATAATTTCAACTGCGTGCACTTAAATGGCCTTCCAAAACCCAGAACTGCACTCTGTGAACTAGAGCATGAAAAACTTCCAATGACTTCAGTTGGTCaaagattatttttaaattttttttttttttttttttttaaaagatttagGTTTCAACTTTAAAAAATGAGAGGAACTTAACAACTCTAGCTACTATTACAAAGGCTCAACCATGAACCAGATCTTAGTCCTCAATCTTGAAAACTACTTTTTACAGTagaaattgaaacaaaaatagAGATTTCTAGCCTACCAAGGACTCACAAAGTTGTCGACTTGAAtatatgtactccatagagAGCATGAGTTGGACTTTTATGGCAGACAGCCATTCGTTATGAACACATAATGCATGTCATCCCCCTTTCCTAGTGTTTTATCATAGTTGTTGCAACCAGACCTCTGCAATTTTTGGGTATCGAACAATTATACTCAGGGCAAGACTTTCTTCTAGAGAAGAAAGTTCAAATGAAATTATAGCAGACAAAAGCTATCTCTACTTCTTTCACCATGCCTAAACTGCACTACTAAAGACAAATTAGACATTTCGGGAACCACAAGCCACCCCCCAACCCAGAAacacaaagaaggaaaagaaatcaaaaatcGTTACATTCAAAAGTAAAGAGAAAAACATTAGCAAACTGAATTTAATAATAACAATTTACGCACCAAGGTCAGATGATATTGCAAGACACCCAGGAACTTCATCAAAGTCTATAACTCTCTGCCTGCGAGCAATCACAATGGCAGAACCCCCTGAATGCGTTGGTCCATGGCATGGTTCATGACCCTACATAAGGAAATAACAGAGAAGAAGCTTCATTTAACAAGTAAGAACATCATTCAGGAGAAAATTGATGTGACGAAATGATACAAGTATAACAATATTCTTCCACTGATGGTTAAAAAGGAAGGAGAAAACCACATACAAAGAGAAATCGTCAGGATGCCATGTCGTTGGACTGAAACTTCCCAGTAAGAGGTGTTTCTACCAGAATCCGTTATTTTTCAGTTGTCTTACTAACAAAATATCTCAAATCCTGAAAATGAAGAGGTTCATTCCCCCAAGAAGTCCAGCCAGTTATCATTTCTCTAGCGAACAGTTCAATGCAGCGAGCAGGCCTAGACCCCGGCAAATAATCTAGCAGCAGCTCTAGTAACATGAGGTAAGAGGAAATTATCAGACAGTAATTCTGATGATAAATAGTAGAAAAGATCAACAAGATTACTTCACTAGCCCAGCCCGCTTTCCCAACCCAGAAAGGTAAAGACCaattgaaaagggaaaaaagggaaATGACACTAtcgaaaagaggaaaaagaatcaaATGAGGACCAGAAGGTGTAGCAGCTTTGACAGGTTACCTCCAATGGGTGGTTTCCTTGAATAATCACTGGGAACACTAATGAACACTCGATTATCCGGTATGGGATTCAATTTTGTTAAATTACCAGAATGCGTATCCTGCAAAGACATGGCAAAGTGATTAAAGAGTAGCTTTAAGCCTTTAACAGAGGCAACTGCAAGGCATGGAACAAGCTTACCTTTCCATTACAGTAACCTAGGAGAAGACATTCATATGGTCGGTGATGAAAGAGGTCCAATTCACCAGTCATCATCCCATTAGCCTTAACCtataacaaaaatcaaaatagaaaaCACATACTTTTAAGTCAATATCACTGTTCATCAGTGTTTTTATAAATTCCTCATCTGTCTCCTTCTCATTCTCTCTCAGGGTAAAAGGTAGCTTAAAGATAGCCTCACAGTTGTGGGAAGAATGATACCTTCAACCAGTAAAAGCTAGCTGCATATTTTACTCCCCATTTGGGAAATAACTGATTCTGCACAAAACCTCGCAACTTCTCCCTGTTGGTAACCCACAATGCAACAAGTGCTCCAGAGGTATGACAAAGTTGCTTGACAGGGAGAGATAAGAAGTATCGATTAGGCAAAGTTGGGTACCTGCAACCACATGTAACGACACATTGAATAGAAGCAATCTACAACACAGACTTCATCTCTAATAGTTTGAGCTTCTAACTATACAGAGCAGACAAATATTGACCCGTTCTAGTCACTTACAGGAAATCAAAACTTACAATATCTGTTTCGTTCAACTGCCTTCCTATGTCTGCCCACACCCACCCCACCGCAAAATTTAAAGACGTCCCCTGTAGGGTGTACAGGATATAAACTGTTCTTCTCTGACATTCTTCGGTAAAAAAAACTTCGCAGAGAGTGGAACCCTTGGAAAATAAATACTAGGCAAAGCTAGCTAATAATCTAGAAGCAAGAGAGACAAATCTCGGGAAGGATTAACACGCACCTCAGTTTCTGATGAGCGCTGCCATTTTCCCAAGGGGGGTCTAGAACTATGAGATTGAAGCCACAATCAGAATCAGCTGAAAGAAGAAAACACCACTCAAAGTTTAAACAGACGGCTCCTGCATTTTAGCTTATGCATTAACCATGAAAACTAATATTTGGCAAGAAATGAGGATTTCTGCCTGTAAACTGTATACTTCCCAATACATTGCAGGTCCATGCAAATGGAATTTAATACGCATTTGCACTGGACAGTAGGTCCCGCTCAAACACAGAGAAGAAAGGATCTTGGGTCATTACCTGGGATTAAATTGTCAATCTGCCTCAAATCAGACTTCAAGCCACCAAGAACAATAAAACCAAAAAGTCAGATTTAATCCCATGCAGATAAATTAGATTCAAAGAAACCAAAAccacaaaggaaaaaaaatgaaagccATCAGTAAATCCAAATGATTCTGGATTTGAGATTTtcgagagagaaaagaaaagagcatTTCTCAGAAAGGCAAATATTTAATTCCATTTGCATGAACCTACAACATAGACTAACTAATGAAACAACTAAAGAAGCATCTGCTTCATATCATACCATATAGAAACAGCTCCTTTTGGGAATTATATACTTGTGATTGAAAAGCTCAGCCTCTATATCACAGCTTTCCTCATTGGCAATTAGATTATTAAATGCAGGAGTGACTCTTTGCTCAATACTCCGAACAAGTGTTGAACCTGGAAACCATGCAGAAGACAACTAGAATACATAAGCATGCCAGCACCGAAAGAAATGTGCTAataatttacttaaatttgTATTGAAATGTATAAAGGGCGACTTGGAAATAGTAGAATTGCACCATTGATGACCAACAGGTCACGGGATCAAAGCACGGTAACAGCCTCTTTTGCAGAAACGCAAGGAATACCACATAAAGTATCCACCCACTCTCGCTATCCCCACACACTAGTCAGGGAGCATTTTGTACACGAGGGGAACCATTAAGCCCATTTACACAGAAATgcatcatagaaaactattgtAAGTTAAGCATACCTCCATCTTGGGaagttttatcatcttgatgGCAATTGAGAACAATCTCATACAACGGAGCTTGCCAAACACTTCCGAGCTCCAGAAAGGATAGCTCACTACTTTCCTGCGACAACTCCTTACATCCCCCCGCAGCACATCCATCATTCCTCAAATTTCTCAAATCTTTCAAAAGATCAGTAGCTTCAAGCAAAGCTTCGTGCGCTTTCAACAACAACGGCTTCACCTCCTTCAACACAAAGCAGTGAAACAAAGAGTTACTACTCAAATGTCACACTtaacccgtttggccataaaaataaTTCACCTTTTTCCagaataatttttcactttatttggaaatcagcacttggccatgaaaattccaaatccaACTTGAACTTGTCtttcaaatttggaaaacagCTTCTAACTTGTTTTCCAACTCACTTTTAGTTTCGAAGTTAGTACATTTAAACATGAACAtcattccaaatattctttgcaaaaactataaccaaacacaactcaatcttcaattccaactccataaattccaaataaaaagaaacataTTTGGAATCTATAGCCAAATGCCTACTTAATGCACAGACGATAAGCAGATGTATATTGAACATAGCCGataaattattttgaatatagtGTGCTCACGTGTACTCCGCATCATAGGCTTAGctagtgtttggccatagattttggaccagattttgaaaatttatcttcaaattaTCTGCTTGGCCACGGCACAGcttcaaaaactcaaattttcaagtttcaaatttcTACTTCAAAATCTGTGACCAAACGCATAGAAAATAAGCAGCTCTAAATTGATTATACAGTAATAGGTaaacttttttgaaattaaaactTTTATTTTGTCACGATGAAGTAGTGCGAGCAGTGTTTTCAGTAGTATTCCTCGCAATTAACTTAAAACtattaaatagaagaaaaagttaaatttaACGGTACCTGATGACGTTGATCGGCGATTTGTTCGCGTTCATTGAGAGACTGAGGCTTTTTCTTCTGTTTACGTTTTCGTTTTCTAGAATCTTCCGAAGCTTTTATAGATTCTGTTGAGTTCGAGGAATCGAAGAACCGAGAGTAGTATGTAGAAGGTGAAACCCTAAACCGGGTGTAAGAACGGTTCAGTATTCGAACCGGGTCGATGAAGAAGGCGTTTGAGTTAAGCTGAAAAATGCCTGATTCCATGAACACTGTCAATTGATTGTCTTCCATCTTCAGAATTTTGTAAGaccctgtttggattggcttattgtAGGTgcttttaatacttttaattcGGGTAAAGATAACAAAAGTTTAAGTCCATCCAAACAGGTTTTAATTGTTCTGATTTTCGGTTTCGGAATTACTAACTATGCTGGCTTGTTGATCGGACAATGCCGGCGGGAAACGGGAAAGTTTGTTTGTTTTGTGGTCCCCGCTATTGCTTGAATTTCCGTTGAAGTCCTcgaaatgttttcttttcacCTCCCGACCCCACTTTTgcttttttttactttcattAATAAAAACAGAAGATCATTTCAAAATTCTGAATTGGATATGGATATGAAATCAcaaaatacttttatttttacacatgaaaataatacaaactTTTCTACTAGAagattattttcttgtattttaattataaagagCTCTTTGTCAGGATATACCGAAAATAACCTCTTTACCTCTTAAGATAGAGTTAAAATTTGTGTACACTCTAGCTCCCCAAACTCACCGTGTGAAATTTCACCGCATGTGTCGTTGATAGTTATAAAGGACTGTGTTTTACCTGTTTCCTCGACAAACAAATGGAGGACGACGACGAGATCTGATTCCAATAAATGGAACAGACTGacatatctttctttttcattgaTCAAATGTTTTTGGCCTTTTCTTTAaatgaaagattttttttcattttattaacggcaaaggctcaaatatgctcCTAACGTTTGCAAAATTGCACATATCTGCTCGTCGTTGGTGCAAAGATGCCcctaacgtttttttttttaagccatacATGTCCTTGAGTTAACGGAAAATATTGGAGGGCATATTTGTTCAGTTTCACATAATATAGGGGCATATTTGATCCATTAAAATTCTTGAATATTATGGTACAAAATATCATTGCATTCcaccaaaacataaaaaaacatTTGTAATATAATCCATCCACTATTGCATTACATCAAAATTATACAACTAATAGAGCAAATGCAATTACAACCATCTTTTAAAGACTGTTTCTAAACAAGAGCACCATTTCCACTTTTCAAGAGATTTTTTTTACTAATGATAataccatttttatttttcaatttgttgatgATCTGAATAGTTCTTTCTGAATATTTTTCGTCTTATTAGTCCCAATATCGACACGATAATTGATGCAACAATTGCcgcaataaaacataaacataaaaaaggagATAACTTACATTAGACTTATGAAACATGAAAAGTGTCTCCCGCAGTGCTCAAAattttgataataataatagaaagagCTTGCATAACATTCAATGTGGTTTGGCCCTTTCGCGAATTTCACGCACAACTGAAATTTAGTAGAATTATTTGAAGTCCATAAGTGAGATGGAGTGCAGTAACTCCACATCCACAACCCTTCCACAACGCCATATCAACAAACCCTTCCACAGCTATTTGAAGAACTCGAAGCTTCTGACAATTCATAAACAAGTGAAAAGAATAAGAGAAAAATGATAATACCAGGGGTTATACGATAAGTGTGGAGTTTCAAAATGCATTGCAATAAACCATTAGGCTATGACATATTAATTCTactacaaaaaaaattctagaacTATTTGTATTCATTAATCATGTATATTCtatttctattattattatttgaatggATCAAATATACATGAATTTACAATTAATCTTATCCATAATATTGAATTTCAATGAAAATATGCAAATATGCCCTCTAATATTTTCCATTAACTCAAGGGCATGtatggccaaaaaaaaaagttaggagTATCTTTGCACCAACTTTTTAACAATGAGCAGATATAAGTAATTTCACGAACGTTGAgagcatatttgagccttttgcGTTTTATTAATTCAAACTAGTACTGTGGTATTTCTCTTTAAACTTAGACTCGATATCTTATCAACTATCTCAatctctttttaaaattttaaacaattcagaTAATTTTTGAATGAACTCAATAATATAGAAATTCAATCATTTCACCCTTTGATAACCGTACGTGTCAAATTAGATCCATTATAGCCGCTCACAATCTTCTTATCGAGTTAATTTTCTAGGTGATCACCTAAATTTGTGAAATTACCTCCAAATATCATTTATCTTTCTTTTAGGAcaataaagtcactcaactatcacaatttttcacaaaatatactaaacatctcaaaagtcttcttttctcCTAATTGGCATACCATAtcactaaatttttttaataataaccTATTTAACTCATTAAACTCATTTAACCAAACTCATATTTTATACCCAATCAAATATGAtccagctttttttttttcaatttaaaaaagtCACATGGCGTATTATGATTGGCCgcatatattatttaatttaaaaattaaacccaCTCATTTTTTAAATCCAAATTCACTGACCCGTTTCTTTTTAACCTAAATTTTAATtagatataatttttttcctttaccAAATAGTTACTCTTCTTCTTTCGTTTCCAAGCGTACAATAATTATTAGTATAAGATTTTTTGTTCCAATGCGATAGAAGATGTATATACTTATTTATGTGTTTACCCAAATAGTAGTTACTactttgtttcttcttcttttttctaaatCTATAGGCTACTGTGATTAtagtaaaagattttttttttcaatgcaATAGAAGATGTACGAAAAAATTGCCAAATTTTGTGTGTAATTTCAACAATCTTTTTAACAAATACCTATCAGATTAAGCGGGTAAGAGAGTTTTGAATatgatatttaaaaatatttgaatttgaatagaaagataaaattatttaaattcaaATATAGATTTGAAGGTATAGATTTGAAGGTAATATATTTGAATTGAGATAAAAGAATCTTAATTTGATGGTTTATTTAAAAGTGGCTGAATAGAAAGTAAACTATTTAAAAGTGGCTCAATAGAAAGTATGGTTTAATTCAATTGCTTTTTGATCGGTTCATATTTGATTGAGTATTAAATATGAATTTGGTTAAATGAGTTTGATGAGTTTAATAGATATATTATTCAAACAATTGGGCTTGATGACGTAAATGTCTGCGATTAGGAGAGAAGAAGGCTTTTGAGTTATTTAGTACGTTTTGAGGAAAACAATAATAGTTGAGCGACTTTGTTGTCGCAAAGAAATAAAAGTGACTTCTTATGATCATTTAGGGAATTAACTCTCTTTTTATCTTAATATTATAAATGTACTGGgaatatttttcatttaaacACTGTTAGGCATCCAGTAAACCCATTTGGCTCGGCTAATGACACAACTGGACACACTTTCCGGTGCTTTGAATAAATTACCTATTCTAAGTACTTAATTAGGTAAATGCTAATGACACAACTGGACACACTTTCCGGTGCTTTGAATAAATTACCTATTCTAAGTACTTAATTAGGTAAATGATCTCAAGTTATTTTTTAGTGGCGGATAACCATTTAACTAGATTAAAGaatacaaaaaagaaagattatcaattttttttgttctgtTTTTTTCTTATTGTCGATAATCAACCTTCTTCTTGGTCATTTATCAATCCAATGATCACTAATCAACCTTTCTTTTTGATCGATGAAGATCATTTTCGACCTTCTTGAACTTCCTTCTTGATCaattatcaattatttttgtgtCGATTATCACCCTATATTATTAATAAGCAACCCCTTCTTTGATCGTTTATCAACTCATGATCGCTAATTAATTTCATTATTGGTCGATGGAGGTTATTTTCAACCTCTTTCTTAGTTATTTATCAATTGATTTTGCTAATCAACCTCCTTTTCGAttgatgaatttcttacttTCAAACCGACGAAAAGAATATAAATAAAAGGATGTCAATTCCTTATTCCACATTGGGATAAATCTTCTCTACACTCTCTTTGGCCTTTATTTGTTTTGGAACTTTGTTATTATTTCGTTGGCGGTTCAGAGTCCATTCCATCAGTCAAAGAACactatacaaaagaaaatgatatgTAACTGAATGACaactttttccttctttattgCCTTTGTCTTTTGAAGTTAGTAATTATCAAAGTGTAATCATATTGTTGTTTGACAATTTGGACTCCGTTATGTCAACATCAAAGTACATAAAATAATCCGTAAAATAATAAATGGACCAAGTCTAGTTTAGTACTttagttgaatgaaaatttacGTGGGACAAGTGGATAATAAGAAGGCGGATACAGCAATACAAAGGTCATTTTTTGGTACATGTAGGTTCACGTGAATTCAT
Coding sequences within it:
- the LOC132033273 gene encoding methyltransferase-like protein 2, whose translation is MEDNQLTVFMESGIFQLNSNAFFIDPVRILNRSYTRFRVSPSTYYSRFFDSSNSTESIKASEDSRKRKRKQKKKPQSLNEREQIADQRHQEVKPLLLKAHEALLEATDLLKDLRNLRNDGCAAGGCKELSQESSELSFLELGSVWQAPLYEIVLNCHQDDKTSQDGGSTLVRSIEQRVTPAFNNLIANEESCDIEAELFNHKYIIPKRSCFYMSDLRQIDNLIPADSDCGFNLIVLDPPWENGSAHQKLRYPTLPNRYFLSLPVKQLCHTSGALVALWVTNREKLRGFVQNQLFPKWGVKYAASFYWLKVKANGMMTGELDLFHHRPYECLLLGYCNGKDTHSGNLTKLNPIPDNRVFISVPSDYSRKPPIGELLLDYLPGSRPARCIELFAREMITGWTSWGNEPLHFQDLRYFVSKTTEK